From Triticum urartu cultivar G1812 chromosome 2, Tu2.1, whole genome shotgun sequence, a single genomic window includes:
- the LOC125537023 gene encoding uncharacterized protein LOC125537023: MEADAASSLNPRAPEEASQEDPSPARFSSTGAAAPSTTVTSPGAREVAAAMEAVERDAAAIAESYASLFASLRITLSNVTSTSADNMECLGEVVGRLQESALEASSRGNKYIHSCLRLNEEMRGLESLSMQLKIMRKIVDSLDLAVDRLLHLP, encoded by the exons ATGGAAGCCGACGCCGCCTCCTCGCTCAACCCCCGGGCGCCAGAGGAAGCCTCACAAGAGGATCCCTCGCCAGCGCGCTTCTCCTCCACCGGCGCGGCTGCCCCCTCGACCACGGTGACGTCTCCCGGGGCaagggaggtggcggcggcgatggaggCAGTGGAGCGAgacgccgccgccatcgccgagAGCTACGCCTCCCTATTCGCCTCCCTCCGCATCACACTGTCCAAC GTTACCTCGACGTCAGCCGATAACATGGAGTGCTTGGGCGAAGTTGTAGGCCGCCTCCAGGAGTCAG CACTTGAAGCGTCTTCCAGAGGCAATAAGTACATCCATTCATGCCTGAG GTTAAATGAGGAAATGCGAGGCTTGGAAAGCCTAAGTATGCAGCT AAAGATTATGCGGAAGATCGTTGATTCACTAGATTTGGCTGTTGATCGGCTGCTCCACCTCCCGTAG
- the LOC125537022 gene encoding FT-interacting protein 3-like isoform X1 yields MDNFPKLSVAISHSQAPSRAYLLVHDVPTSQYQWWRAITMNNLKLGVEVVSAHDLLPKEQGTANAFVEVEFDGQKFRTAIKDSDINPVWNEQFFFNISDPSHLQEKELEAYVYHANRASNNKTCLGKVRISGTSFVSQADAAPLHYPLEKRTILSRARGELGLRVFLTDDPSVRVSAPGQDFDFASTPTTAQEQAVANAIPNPFQDTRINQVRQFQHLPREQQQRPPPLAGQQYYAQGQGSYGEQQQRSYSAAGMKTEAPQVARMYSAGPQQPVDFQLKETSPTLGGGRIIHGRVMPGEKAGAYDLVEKMQILFVRVVKARELPHMDLTGSLDPYVEVHLGNYKMKTKFFEKNQRPEWDEVFAFPKEVVQSSTLEVVVKDKDILRDDYVGRVMLDLNEVPVRVPPDSPLAPEWYRLMGKDGMRDRGELMLAVWYGTQADECFPSAIHAGTTPIDSHLHNYIRGKVYPTPRMWYVRVNVIEAQDIFTMEHHHIPDMFVKVRLGHQLLKTRQVRSPTKNFMWNEEMMFVAAEPFEDDLIIQIENRVAQNKDEVIGETMIPLARIQKRADHKAVVRPLWFDLRRPGLIDVNQLKEDKFYAKVNLRICLEGGYHVLDESTQYCSDLRPTMKQLWKPPIGLLEVGILSANGLNPTKTRQERGSCDPYCVAKYGHKWVRTRTIVDNLNPRFNEQYTWDVFDHGTVLTIGLFDNCHIGGDNNNNHSHSHNQSHSHSSSSPSHMDKPIGKVRIRISTLETRRVYTHTYPLLVLHPSGVKKMGEIHLAIRFSVTSLLNVFLTYSRPLLPKMHYAQPLSIVQQEMLRHQAVQLVAQRLGRMEPPVRREVVEFMSDARSHLWSMRRSKANFFRLMQVFSGFIAAGKWFGDVCQWKNPVTTVLVHVLFIMLVFYPDLILPTIFLYMFLIGLWNYRFRPRVPPHMNTRISYADVAHPDELDEEFDTFPTSKSADLIRMRYDRLRHVAGRIQTVVGDIATQGERLQSLLSWRDPRATAMFLLFCLFTAIILYITPFQVIALCLGFFWMRHPRFRHKVPAAPVNFFRRLPAKTDSLL; encoded by the exons ATGGACAACTTCCCCAAGCTCTCAGTGGCCATATCTCATAGCCAAGCCCCATCACGTGCCTACCTTTTGGTCCATGATGTACCCACATCCC AATATCAGTGGTGGCGCGCCATCACGATGAACAATCTAAAgcttggcgttgaggttgtcagTGCTCATGACCTCCTCCCTAAGGAGCAGGGCACAGCCAATGCCTTTGTAGAGGTTGAATTTGATGGCCAGAAGTTCCGCACGGCCATCAAAGACAGCGACATCAACCCTGTCTGGAACGAGCAGTTCTTCTTCAACATATCAGATCCATCTCACCTCCAAGAGAAAGAGCTCGAGGCGTATGTGTACCATGCAAATCGCGCCAGCAACAACAAGACTTGCCTCGGCAAGGTTCGCATCTCCGGCACATCCTTTGTCAGCCAAGCTGATGCTGCGCCCCTGCATTATCCCCTGGAGAAGCGCACCATCTTATCACGTGCACGTGGTGAGCTTGGCCTCAGAGTTTTCCTTACAGATGATCCGTCTGTGAGGGTGTCTGCTCCAGGTCAGGATTTTGATTTCGCAAGCACGCCCACCACTGCCCAAGAGCAGGCTGTCGCCAATGCTATCCCAAATCCTTTCCAAGACACCAGGATAAATCAAGTCAGACAATTCCAACACTTGCCACGGGAACAGCAGCAGCGTCCACCACCCCTGGCCGGACAGCAATACTACGCACAAGGTCAGGGTTCATATGGAGAGCAGCAACAGAGAAGCTACTCTGCTGCAGGGATGAAAACTGAAGCCCCTCAGGTAGCAAGGATGTATTCCGCAGGTCCACAGCAGCCTGTAGACTTTCAGCTCAAGGAGACAAGCCCAACACTTGGTGGTGGGCGTATTATTCACGGCCGGGTGATGCCTGGTGAGAAGGCTGGGGCATATGACCTTGTCGAGAAGATGCAAATCCTCTTTGTGCGTGTCGTCAAGGCCCGTGAACTGCCCCACATGGACCTCACTGGGAGTCTTGACCCTTATGTTGAGGTGCACCTTGGCAACTACAAAATGAAAACAAAGTTCTTTGAGAAGAACCAGAGGCCTGAGTGGGATGAGGTGTTTGCCTTCCCTAAAGAAGTAGTGCAGTCATCGACACTTGAAGTTGTTGTCAAGGACAAGGACATCCTTCGGGATGACTATGTCGGTCGGGTGATGCTTGACCTGAATGAGGTACCTGTAAGGGTCCCTCCTGACAGCCCCTTGGCGCCAGAGTGGTATCGCCTTATGGGCAAGGATGGGATGAGGGACAGAGGGGAGTTGATGCTTGCAGTCTGGTACGGAACCCAAGCAGATGAATGCTTCCCAAGTGCCATTCATGCAGGAACAACACCAATAGATTCCCATCTTCACAACTATATCCGTGGAAAGGTCTACCCTACACCGAGAATGTGGTACGTCAGGGTCAATGTAATTGAGGCACAGGATATATTCACAATGGAACACCACCACATACCTGATATGTTTGTAAAGGTGAGGCTGGGTCACCAACTGCTGAAGACAAGGCAAGTTCGCTCACCAACCAAGAACTTCATGTGGAATGAAGAAATGATGTTTGTCGCAGCAGAGCCTTTTGAGGATGACTTGATCATACAAATAGAAAATCGTGTTGCACAGAACAAAGATGAGGTGATTGGTGAAACTATGATACCTCTCGCAAGGATTCAAAAGAGGGCTGACCACAAGGCAGTAGTACGTCCACTGTGGTTCGATCTCAGAAGGCCAGGACTGATTGATGTGAACCAGCTAAAGGAAGACAAATTCTACGCAAAGGTGAACCTTCGTATTTGCCTTGAAGGTGGTTATCATGTGCTTGATGAGTCAACACAGTATTGTAGCGATCTCCGGCCAACAATGAAGCAGTTGTGGAAGCCACCAATTGGGTTGCTTGAAGTTGGGATTCTAAGTGCAAATGGCCTCAACCCAACAAAGACCAGGCAAGAAAGGGGGTCATGTGATCCATATTGTGTTGCCAAGTATGGTCATAAATGGGTGCGGACACGCACAATTGTTGACAACTTGAACCCTCGGTTCAATGAGCAGTATACATGGGATGTCTTTGACCATGGAACAGTACTCACCATTGGTCTGTTTGACAACTGCCACATAGGGGGAGACAACAACAACAATCACAGCCACAGCCACAACCAGAGTCATAGCCACAGCAGCAGTTCCCCCAGTCATATGGATAAACCCATTGGGAAAGTCCGAATCAGGATCTCAACCCTTGAGACTAGGCGGGTGTACACGCACACATATCCGCTGCTTGTCCTCCACCCATCAGGTGTTAAAAAGATGGGTGAAATCCACCTTGCTATCAGGTTCTCAGTCACATCCCTGCTCAATGTGTTCCTTACATACTCACGTCCTCTCTTGCCCAAGATGCACTACGCCCAGCCACTGTCAATAGTCCAGCAGGAAATGCTACGCCACCAGGCTGTGCAGCTTGTTGCACAGCGCCTGGGGCGCATGGAACCACCAGTTCGCAGGGAAGTTGTTGAGTTCATGTCAGACGCACGCTCTCACCTGTGGAGTATGCGACGAAGCAAAGCAAACTTCTTCCGTCTGATGCAAGTCTTCTCTGGATTCATTGCTGCAGGGAAGTGGTTTGGTGACGTTTGCCAGTGGAAAAACCCAGTCACCACAGTCTTGGTCCATGTACTCTTCATCATGCTCGTCTTCTATCCAGACCTTATCCTTCCGACGATCTTCCTCTACATGTTCTTAATTGGGTTGTGGAATTATCGGTTCCGGCCACGTGTCCCACCACATATGAACACAAGGATATCTTATGCGGATGTTGCTCATCCAGACGAGCTTGATGAGGAATTTGACACGTTCCCAACCTCGAAGAGCGCTGACCTGATTAGGATGAGGTATGACAGGCTACGACACGTTGCAGGCAGGATACAGACAGTTGTTGGCGACATCGCAACTCAGGGTGAGAGATTGCAGTCACTGCTGAGCTGGAGGGACCCAAGAGCAACAGCTATGTTCTTATTATTTTGCCTGTTCACTGCTATTATACTGTATATTACACCATTTCAAGTGATTGCGCTCTGCCTTGGGTTCTTCTGGATGAGGCACCCACGGTTTCGCCACAAGGTGCCCGCAGCGCCAGTGAACTTCTTCAGGAGGCTACCTGCAAAGACAGACTCATTGCTGTAA
- the LOC125537022 gene encoding FT-interacting protein 3-like isoform X2: MNNLKLGVEVVSAHDLLPKEQGTANAFVEVEFDGQKFRTAIKDSDINPVWNEQFFFNISDPSHLQEKELEAYVYHANRASNNKTCLGKVRISGTSFVSQADAAPLHYPLEKRTILSRARGELGLRVFLTDDPSVRVSAPGQDFDFASTPTTAQEQAVANAIPNPFQDTRINQVRQFQHLPREQQQRPPPLAGQQYYAQGQGSYGEQQQRSYSAAGMKTEAPQVARMYSAGPQQPVDFQLKETSPTLGGGRIIHGRVMPGEKAGAYDLVEKMQILFVRVVKARELPHMDLTGSLDPYVEVHLGNYKMKTKFFEKNQRPEWDEVFAFPKEVVQSSTLEVVVKDKDILRDDYVGRVMLDLNEVPVRVPPDSPLAPEWYRLMGKDGMRDRGELMLAVWYGTQADECFPSAIHAGTTPIDSHLHNYIRGKVYPTPRMWYVRVNVIEAQDIFTMEHHHIPDMFVKVRLGHQLLKTRQVRSPTKNFMWNEEMMFVAAEPFEDDLIIQIENRVAQNKDEVIGETMIPLARIQKRADHKAVVRPLWFDLRRPGLIDVNQLKEDKFYAKVNLRICLEGGYHVLDESTQYCSDLRPTMKQLWKPPIGLLEVGILSANGLNPTKTRQERGSCDPYCVAKYGHKWVRTRTIVDNLNPRFNEQYTWDVFDHGTVLTIGLFDNCHIGGDNNNNHSHSHNQSHSHSSSSPSHMDKPIGKVRIRISTLETRRVYTHTYPLLVLHPSGVKKMGEIHLAIRFSVTSLLNVFLTYSRPLLPKMHYAQPLSIVQQEMLRHQAVQLVAQRLGRMEPPVRREVVEFMSDARSHLWSMRRSKANFFRLMQVFSGFIAAGKWFGDVCQWKNPVTTVLVHVLFIMLVFYPDLILPTIFLYMFLIGLWNYRFRPRVPPHMNTRISYADVAHPDELDEEFDTFPTSKSADLIRMRYDRLRHVAGRIQTVVGDIATQGERLQSLLSWRDPRATAMFLLFCLFTAIILYITPFQVIALCLGFFWMRHPRFRHKVPAAPVNFFRRLPAKTDSLL, from the coding sequence ATGAACAATCTAAAgcttggcgttgaggttgtcagTGCTCATGACCTCCTCCCTAAGGAGCAGGGCACAGCCAATGCCTTTGTAGAGGTTGAATTTGATGGCCAGAAGTTCCGCACGGCCATCAAAGACAGCGACATCAACCCTGTCTGGAACGAGCAGTTCTTCTTCAACATATCAGATCCATCTCACCTCCAAGAGAAAGAGCTCGAGGCGTATGTGTACCATGCAAATCGCGCCAGCAACAACAAGACTTGCCTCGGCAAGGTTCGCATCTCCGGCACATCCTTTGTCAGCCAAGCTGATGCTGCGCCCCTGCATTATCCCCTGGAGAAGCGCACCATCTTATCACGTGCACGTGGTGAGCTTGGCCTCAGAGTTTTCCTTACAGATGATCCGTCTGTGAGGGTGTCTGCTCCAGGTCAGGATTTTGATTTCGCAAGCACGCCCACCACTGCCCAAGAGCAGGCTGTCGCCAATGCTATCCCAAATCCTTTCCAAGACACCAGGATAAATCAAGTCAGACAATTCCAACACTTGCCACGGGAACAGCAGCAGCGTCCACCACCCCTGGCCGGACAGCAATACTACGCACAAGGTCAGGGTTCATATGGAGAGCAGCAACAGAGAAGCTACTCTGCTGCAGGGATGAAAACTGAAGCCCCTCAGGTAGCAAGGATGTATTCCGCAGGTCCACAGCAGCCTGTAGACTTTCAGCTCAAGGAGACAAGCCCAACACTTGGTGGTGGGCGTATTATTCACGGCCGGGTGATGCCTGGTGAGAAGGCTGGGGCATATGACCTTGTCGAGAAGATGCAAATCCTCTTTGTGCGTGTCGTCAAGGCCCGTGAACTGCCCCACATGGACCTCACTGGGAGTCTTGACCCTTATGTTGAGGTGCACCTTGGCAACTACAAAATGAAAACAAAGTTCTTTGAGAAGAACCAGAGGCCTGAGTGGGATGAGGTGTTTGCCTTCCCTAAAGAAGTAGTGCAGTCATCGACACTTGAAGTTGTTGTCAAGGACAAGGACATCCTTCGGGATGACTATGTCGGTCGGGTGATGCTTGACCTGAATGAGGTACCTGTAAGGGTCCCTCCTGACAGCCCCTTGGCGCCAGAGTGGTATCGCCTTATGGGCAAGGATGGGATGAGGGACAGAGGGGAGTTGATGCTTGCAGTCTGGTACGGAACCCAAGCAGATGAATGCTTCCCAAGTGCCATTCATGCAGGAACAACACCAATAGATTCCCATCTTCACAACTATATCCGTGGAAAGGTCTACCCTACACCGAGAATGTGGTACGTCAGGGTCAATGTAATTGAGGCACAGGATATATTCACAATGGAACACCACCACATACCTGATATGTTTGTAAAGGTGAGGCTGGGTCACCAACTGCTGAAGACAAGGCAAGTTCGCTCACCAACCAAGAACTTCATGTGGAATGAAGAAATGATGTTTGTCGCAGCAGAGCCTTTTGAGGATGACTTGATCATACAAATAGAAAATCGTGTTGCACAGAACAAAGATGAGGTGATTGGTGAAACTATGATACCTCTCGCAAGGATTCAAAAGAGGGCTGACCACAAGGCAGTAGTACGTCCACTGTGGTTCGATCTCAGAAGGCCAGGACTGATTGATGTGAACCAGCTAAAGGAAGACAAATTCTACGCAAAGGTGAACCTTCGTATTTGCCTTGAAGGTGGTTATCATGTGCTTGATGAGTCAACACAGTATTGTAGCGATCTCCGGCCAACAATGAAGCAGTTGTGGAAGCCACCAATTGGGTTGCTTGAAGTTGGGATTCTAAGTGCAAATGGCCTCAACCCAACAAAGACCAGGCAAGAAAGGGGGTCATGTGATCCATATTGTGTTGCCAAGTATGGTCATAAATGGGTGCGGACACGCACAATTGTTGACAACTTGAACCCTCGGTTCAATGAGCAGTATACATGGGATGTCTTTGACCATGGAACAGTACTCACCATTGGTCTGTTTGACAACTGCCACATAGGGGGAGACAACAACAACAATCACAGCCACAGCCACAACCAGAGTCATAGCCACAGCAGCAGTTCCCCCAGTCATATGGATAAACCCATTGGGAAAGTCCGAATCAGGATCTCAACCCTTGAGACTAGGCGGGTGTACACGCACACATATCCGCTGCTTGTCCTCCACCCATCAGGTGTTAAAAAGATGGGTGAAATCCACCTTGCTATCAGGTTCTCAGTCACATCCCTGCTCAATGTGTTCCTTACATACTCACGTCCTCTCTTGCCCAAGATGCACTACGCCCAGCCACTGTCAATAGTCCAGCAGGAAATGCTACGCCACCAGGCTGTGCAGCTTGTTGCACAGCGCCTGGGGCGCATGGAACCACCAGTTCGCAGGGAAGTTGTTGAGTTCATGTCAGACGCACGCTCTCACCTGTGGAGTATGCGACGAAGCAAAGCAAACTTCTTCCGTCTGATGCAAGTCTTCTCTGGATTCATTGCTGCAGGGAAGTGGTTTGGTGACGTTTGCCAGTGGAAAAACCCAGTCACCACAGTCTTGGTCCATGTACTCTTCATCATGCTCGTCTTCTATCCAGACCTTATCCTTCCGACGATCTTCCTCTACATGTTCTTAATTGGGTTGTGGAATTATCGGTTCCGGCCACGTGTCCCACCACATATGAACACAAGGATATCTTATGCGGATGTTGCTCATCCAGACGAGCTTGATGAGGAATTTGACACGTTCCCAACCTCGAAGAGCGCTGACCTGATTAGGATGAGGTATGACAGGCTACGACACGTTGCAGGCAGGATACAGACAGTTGTTGGCGACATCGCAACTCAGGGTGAGAGATTGCAGTCACTGCTGAGCTGGAGGGACCCAAGAGCAACAGCTATGTTCTTATTATTTTGCCTGTTCACTGCTATTATACTGTATATTACACCATTTCAAGTGATTGCGCTCTGCCTTGGGTTCTTCTGGATGAGGCACCCACGGTTTCGCCACAAGGTGCCCGCAGCGCCAGTGAACTTCTTCAGGAGGCTACCTGCAAAGACAGACTCATTGCTGTAA